One region of Miscanthus floridulus cultivar M001 chromosome 19, ASM1932011v1, whole genome shotgun sequence genomic DNA includes:
- the LOC136526342 gene encoding uncharacterized protein — MEQKFRLLGVADEQKVSFAAQQLLGFAGAWWDTFQAMEQPNHPATWRKFSTIFREFFIPASVINQKVTEFLELRQGNKMVMEYMNKFNHLAQYTGSQVDTDDKKKDCFFHGLAPLLQEKLYTVNYQTFGALMNAAVAMEGFQWES; from the coding sequence ATGGAACAGAAGTTTCGGCTCCtcggagtggccgacgagcagaaggtgAGCTTTGCAGCACAACAGCTTTTGGGGTTTGctggtgcatggtgggacaccttCCAGGCCATGGAGCAGCCGAATCATCCAGCAACATGGCGGAAGTTCTCCACCATATTccgagagttctttatccctgctagtgtcatcaaccagaaggtgactgagttcctgGAGCTGCGCCAGGGGAACAAGATGGTGATGGAATATATgaacaagttcaatcacttggctcagtatactggtagtcaggtggatactgatgacaagaagaaggactgcTTCTTTCATGGTCTAGCTCCCCTCCTTCAGGAAAAGCTGTACAcggtgaactatcagacctttggggctctaatGAATGCTGCCGTTGCTATGGAGGGTTTTCAGTGGGAATCCTAG
- the LOC136526343 gene encoding uncharacterized mitochondrial protein AtMg00810-like: protein MLKGHEHKVLHLTKALYCLRQAPHAWYSKLDASLLKLGFSRSTSKHAVYLRGQGARRLVVGVYVDDLVIAGGNHSNIDKFKLEMKSTFQMSDLGLLKYSLGLEVVQSEMGITVSHRAYATKILEGAGLSGCNPSNTPMEPRLKLSKSSSAPVVDATQYRSIVCSLRYLVNSRPDLAYSVGYISRFMENPTTEHMVAVKRVLRYIAGTLYFGCHYQRKKEAQLEGYSDSDLAGDIDTRKSTSSVLFFLGRNVITWQSQKQKVLALSSCEAKYIAATTIACQGIWLARLLAELQDKKPVIIN, encoded by the coding sequence ATGCTCAAGGGGCATGAACACAAGGTGCTCCACCTGACCAAGGCGCTCTACTGTCTTCGCCAGGCCCCACATGCCTGGTACTCCAAGCTGGACGCCTCGCTGCTCAAGCTTGGGTTCTCTAGGAGCACATCCAAGCATGCTGTCTACCTACGCGGCCAAGGAGCACGACGTCTCGTGGTTGGAGTCTACGTCGACGATCTTGTGATCGCTGGTGGCAACCACTCCAACATTGACAAGTTCAAGCTGGAGATGAAGAGCACGTTCCAGATGAGTGATCTGGGGCTGCTGAAGTACTCCCTCGGCTTGGAGGTGGTACAATCTGAGATGGGGATCACTGTAAGCCACAGAGCATATGCAACAAAGATCTTAGAAGGTGCTGGTCTGTCAGGCTGCAATCCAAGCAACACACCAATGGAGCCTAGGTTGAAACTGAGTAAGTCGAGCTCTGCCCCTGTTGTTGATGCTACTCAGTACAGGTCCATTGTTTGTTCTTTGCGCTATTTGGTGAACTCAAGGCCAGATTTGGCATATTCAGTGGGTTACATAAGCAGATTCATGGAGAATCCTACCACTGAACATATGGTGGCAGTGAAGAGAGTACTGAGGTACATTGCAGGGACTCTTTATTTTGGTTGCCATTatcagaggaagaaggaggcacAGCTGGAAGGTTATAGTGACAGTGACCTTGCCGGAGACATTGATACAAGGAAGAGTACTTCTAGCGTCCTATTCTTCCTCGGCAGAAATGTAATCACCTGGCAGTCTCAAAAGCAGAAGGTGCTAGCACTATCTTCATGTGAGGCTAagtacattgcagcaactactaTAGCCTGTCAGGGAATTTGGTTGGCGCGGCTTCTGGCAGAGCTCCAAGACAAGAAGCCCGTCATCATCAACTGA